Proteins co-encoded in one Leptospira levettii genomic window:
- a CDS encoding Gfo/Idh/MocA family protein: MKPTKIKTILIGLGRIASKLEKDPFRKKPCTHMGVLMSPWGKSHFQFVSGFDSNPEVCLEFQNQWKTQSETVFPSSLVENKSLPIDFAIIATPSHTHEMVAKECLQLGIRNLLIEKPVAMSKKGAMAIARLSKAKNAKVWINHERRYHPSYLFVRDELKKGNFGILKSIRASVFTSAKNPGIAFSKFGGGPLLHDGTHALDLIHWLVGKPKLIYAKMERPKKGMIETRAFACFETKQNVEIILDVSGGRDYFQFEIDIHTSSHRIICSNDGFQFFESAPSQLYKGFHSLKSYIPKQFPKPESSNAFLGIYKEIQSVIHGKSNHMEGTLSENIQILESIESIYRH; the protein is encoded by the coding sequence ATGAAACCAACTAAAATCAAAACGATTCTCATTGGTCTTGGACGAATTGCTTCCAAACTGGAAAAGGATCCTTTTCGGAAAAAACCTTGCACTCATATGGGTGTGCTCATGTCTCCTTGGGGAAAAAGCCATTTTCAATTTGTATCCGGTTTTGATTCGAATCCTGAGGTATGTTTAGAATTCCAAAACCAATGGAAAACACAGTCGGAAACAGTGTTTCCAAGTTCGCTTGTCGAAAACAAATCGTTGCCCATTGATTTCGCGATTATCGCAACTCCGAGCCATACCCATGAAATGGTTGCAAAGGAATGTTTACAACTTGGAATCAGAAACCTCCTCATTGAAAAACCAGTCGCTATGTCCAAAAAGGGAGCGATGGCGATTGCAAGATTGTCAAAGGCAAAAAATGCGAAGGTATGGATCAATCATGAAAGGAGATACCACCCAAGTTATCTTTTTGTACGGGATGAATTAAAAAAAGGGAATTTCGGAATCTTAAAATCCATTCGTGCCTCCGTTTTCACTTCAGCAAAAAATCCAGGAATCGCATTTTCAAAGTTTGGTGGTGGGCCATTACTCCACGATGGAACACATGCATTGGATCTCATCCATTGGCTTGTTGGAAAACCAAAACTGATTTATGCAAAAATGGAAAGACCAAAAAAAGGAATGATCGAAACAAGGGCATTTGCTTGTTTTGAGACTAAACAAAATGTAGAAATTATTTTAGATGTATCTGGTGGAAGAGATTATTTTCAATTTGAAATCGATATCCATACAAGTTCACATCGTATCATATGTTCAAATGACGGTTTTCAGTTTTTTGAGTCAGCACCTTCCCAATTGTATAAAGGATTCCATAGCCTCAAATCCTACATACCCAAACAGTTTCCAAAACCGGAATCTTCCAATGCGTTTTTGGGAATCTATAAAGAAATTCAATCTGTCATTCATGGGAAATCAAATCATATGGAAGGAACATTGTCCGAGAATATCCAAATTTTAGAAAGTATCGAATCTATTTATAGGCACTAA